The DNA window CCGCTTGTTCACAAGCGATGGTCTCAACCACACCCTGATACACCAGTGATTCAACGTAACGGTGAATCAGATGGTTGAGTATGTCTTGAGGAGACTGCTCGTAGATATAATCCCAACGAGCCTCTTGATTGCGTTCAATGTCTTCTTTAGGGAACGGCAACATCTGTAATACTCGTGGTTTTTGCACCATGGTGTTTACAAATTGGTTGAACACCAAATACAGGCGGTCAATATTGCCCTGGGAGTAATGCTCTAGCATGGCGTTCACCGTACCGAGCAAATCTTCCAGTTTCGGTGTATCACCAAGACCTGAAGTCTGAGCAATCACCTTCCCCATTGATTGGAAAAAGCCAATGGCTTTCGAACCAATCAATGTCGTATCCACTTCCACACCTTTTTGTTGCCACTCTTGCATGTCGTTAAGAACACGTTTGAACAGGTTAGAGTTCAAACCGCCACACAAACCACGGTCAGAAGAGATGATGATGTAAGCCACACGCTTAATCTCTCTCTCCTGAAGGAATGGGTGGGTGTATTCCAACGTCCCAGCCGATACGTGACTGATTACCTTACGCATGTTTTTTGCGTAAGGGCGCGATGCTTCCATGTTTTGTTGCACTTTCCGCATTTTACTTGCGGCCACCATCTGCATCGCGCTGGTGATTTTTTGGGTACTCTGAACACTAGCAATCTTGGTGCGAATCTCTTTCGAATTTGCCATAAAGGCCTCCTACTTAGTCACGCTTAACCGTTATTGCAGTGCAGTGAACGATTCCATCAAACTAAACAACTGTTTCTCTTCGTCGTCACCGTAAGCACCAGTTTCATCGATGTGTTTCATCAAATCAGCGTGGTTTTGGTGAGCGTAAGCCAGTAGGTCTTCTTCGAATTTAGACACATTGGCCAATTCGATGTTGTTTAAGAAGCCTTTTTCTGCTGAGAAAATTACCAGTGCCTGTTCAGCGACGGTCATTGGTGAGTACTGTTTCTGTTTCATCAGTTCAGTCACTTTTTCACCGTGGTCTAACTGACGACGAGTTGCTTCGTCTAGGTCAGACGAGAACTGAGCGAATGCCGCCAATTCACGGTACTGAGCCAATGCAGTACGAATACCACCAGAGAGCTTTTTCATGATCTTAGTTTGAGCAGCACCACCTACACGAGATACTGAGATACCTGGGTCAACTGCTGGACGTAGGCCTGAGTTGAACAGTTCAGTTTGTAGGAAGATCTGACCATCGGTGATCGAAATTACGTTAGTAGGTACGAAGGCAGATACGTCACCCGCTTGTGTTTCGATGATTGGCAATGCAGTCAAAGAACCAGTTTTGCCTTTCACTTCACCGTTCGTCATACGCTCAACGTATTCTGCGTT is part of the Vibrio porteresiae DSM 19223 genome and encodes:
- the atpG gene encoding F0F1 ATP synthase subunit gamma, which translates into the protein MANSKEIRTKIASVQSTQKITSAMQMVAASKMRKVQQNMEASRPYAKNMRKVISHVSAGTLEYTHPFLQEREIKRVAYIIISSDRGLCGGLNSNLFKRVLNDMQEWQQKGVEVDTTLIGSKAIGFFQSMGKVIAQTSGLGDTPKLEDLLGTVNAMLEHYSQGNIDRLYLVFNQFVNTMVQKPRVLQMLPFPKEDIERNQEARWDYIYEQSPQDILNHLIHRYVESLVYQGVVETIACEQAARMMAMQSATDNAGQLIDDLQLAFNKARQSAITNELTEIISGAAAV